The DNA region ATCAACTTCCTCATTTGGTTTGTCGGCACACTTACGTTGGTTGCAGGCGTTATTGGAATCAGCAATATCATGCTCGTTATTGTGAAGGAGCGTACAAAAGAAATTGGCATACGAAGAGCCATTGGCGCAAGTCCAATGAGCATTGTGAGTCAGATCATTTTAGAAGCATTGGTCTTAACTTCTTTGGCCGGATACATTGGAATTGTATTGGGCGTTTGGGCCGTTGAATTTGCTGGACCGCTGATTGAAGATGATTCGTTCAAGAATCCAGAAATTGATTTCCAAACCATATTGATCGCTTTGGGAGTGCTGATCATCTCTGGCTGTTTTGCTGGATTCATTCCTGCCTATCGCGCCCTCGAAATAAAACCTGTAGAAGCTTTACGAACCGAAAATTGAACTGAGAATATGAAATCATTTGTTAGAATATTGGTCGTTGTCATCATCCTAGGCGGATTCGGATACACACTTTGGCATCTGTACGATAAATCGCAAGAGCCACCTGTTGTTTTCGAAACCACACAGGCTTTCCGTAGTGATATCATCAAAAAAACAGTGGCAACCGGAACCATAGCACCGAAAAAGGAAGTGGCCATCAAACCGCGCGTTTCAGGCATCATAGAAAAGGTGTTTGTGGAGGAAGGTCAGATGGTTAAAAATGGAGATGCCATTGCCAAAGTGAAGATCGTGCCAGATATGGTAAGTCTGAATAATGCCCAGAACCGTTTGCAGATGGCGCAACTGGCCGTGCAGGATGCACAGTTGAACTTCGACCGTCAGAAGAAATTGATCGATCAAGGCGTGATTGCTGAGGCAGAATTTCAACCAGTAAGAACCCAGCTAATGAACGTAAAACAGGAACTTTTGGCAGCCGAAAGCAACCTTCAACTGATTGAGGAAGGCGCCTTGAAAGACCAAGGAAGTAGTTCAAATACTGTTATTCGATCCACTGCCAATGGAATGGTACTTTCTGTTCCACTGAAAGAAGGTAACTCGGTTATTGAGAGCAACACCTTCAATGAAGGAACGACCATTGCCACCATTGCCGATATGGGCGAGATGATCTTTGAAGGAAAAGTAGACGAAAGCGAAGTGGGCAAGATCAAAGAAGGAATGGATCTTCTCATTACCATTGGTGCGTTGGAGGGACACACTTTCCACGCAAGATTAGAGCATATCTCGCCCAAAGGCGTGGAGGAAAATGGTGCTATTCAGTTCAAGATCAAGGCAGAAGTTGAACTTCAGAAAGGTGTATTCGTTCGTTCGGGCTATAGCGCCAATGCAGATATTGTGCTTGATCGTAGAGACAGCGTTCTGGCCGTACAAGAAGGCTTGCTCATTTTTGGAAACAGCCCAGACTCTACGTTTGTGGAGGTGGAAACTTCACCTCAGATCTTTGAGAAACGAGCTGTAAAATTGGGATTGTCTGATGGCATAACCATCGAAGTGTTGAGCGGAATAACCGAAGAGGATAAGATCAAGAAACCGATGTGATCAGTCGTTTATTTCCTCAGCCTGCTCACGTAATTCGTTAAACCAAGCTGTTGCATCGTTCTCAGAATCGAACACACGTACTGGGTATTTGCCCTTGCGGGCATTCATAAAGGCTTTAGCAAGTATGCGATGACCGAGTGTTTTAATCACAAGGGCCTCTGCTTTTTTGATCTTTTCAAATTGCTCATCACCAAATTCGTTAATTCCCATGGTGATGTGGGTTGTAGAATCCGGCACAATCATGTGAAAGACCTTTCGGTCTTTGACGATATCCCAAATGGCGTCAATATTTTCCTTGGCTGTTTCAGCATTCATTTCAACATCAGGATTGATATAGATCTTGACGACATCGTCATCAATCATTATCAAAGCAGTGGGCACAACAACCTTTTCCAATATATCAGAGTAACAAGTTCGGGTATTCGTCAACATTGGGTCTTAGTTTAATTGGTAACCAGTGATACATAAGGGGTCAATTCATTATTAAACGTACTAAAATTAGCAATTATCGATACTAATCAATCATTCATCGATGATTTAATTGTATTCATAGAAAATCATAGCTCACATTTTCCTTAAATACCATCGTAATAAACAGACGCTACGGCAACGCCATTCACATCTCCGCGTTTCTGAATGCGTAAGACTTGCAGCATTTTAAAGACATTTTCGCACACTTGATTTTCTACCTTCGACACATCAATTTAACCTGTATGAAAAAACAATTACTCTCTTTGATCGTGTCACTTACAATCGGTGTAGGTGGCGTTTTAGCCCAGTGTCCTTCCGGACAAGTAGAGGTGGCTATTCAGATCCTTACTGACAATTTCGGATACGAAACTTCGTGGAGCCTTCTCAATTCTGATGGCGATATATTGGCACAAGGAGGTCAGAATGGTGTATATGCAAACAACGCTTGGTATGGCGATACCCTTTGCGTAGATGAAAGCACCTGTATGCGATTTGAGATCTATGATCAATTTGGAGATGGCATGTGCTGCGGCTACGGAAATGGGAGCTACACACTCTTTTTGAATGGAACCGAAATAGCTACTGGCGGCAATTTTGGCAACAGTACTTTCAACCTATTCAACTGCCCTCCTGGATCGGATTGCAACGATGCTTTCGTGATCGCTGAGGGGTCTTATGTTGCCCCGCACTCTAACACGTGGTATTCGTTTACACCTGCAGAAACAGGAACGTACCAGATAGAAGCCTGCGATAATGTGTGCAATTCAAAGCTTTGGATATATGCATACTGCAACGGACTTCCTTGGGCTGAAGACAATACTGGAACCATCTATTACGATAACGACCAAGGCGGATGCGGGCCACAGGCCATGATCG from Flavobacteriales bacterium includes:
- a CDS encoding efflux RND transporter periplasmic adaptor subunit; protein product: MKSFVRILVVVIILGGFGYTLWHLYDKSQEPPVVFETTQAFRSDIIKKTVATGTIAPKKEVAIKPRVSGIIEKVFVEEGQMVKNGDAIAKVKIVPDMVSLNNAQNRLQMAQLAVQDAQLNFDRQKKLIDQGVIAEAEFQPVRTQLMNVKQELLAAESNLQLIEEGALKDQGSSSNTVIRSTANGMVLSVPLKEGNSVIESNTFNEGTTIATIADMGEMIFEGKVDESEVGKIKEGMDLLITIGALEGHTFHARLEHISPKGVEENGAIQFKIKAEVELQKGVFVRSGYSANADIVLDRRDSVLAVQEGLLIFGNSPDSTFVEVETSPQIFEKRAVKLGLSDGITIEVLSGITEEDKIKKPM